A single genomic interval of Bacillus sp. es.036 harbors:
- a CDS encoding alpha-galactosidase, translated as MSILVNQQQFHLTNGKISYIFHVLKNGQLGHLYFGKALRERDYRHFQRTNNPTPASCHTYEDDAAFSLETIQQEYPVYGKGDFREPAFMVSGQKPIANFVYKSHEVVKGKPRLKDLPATYANADEAETLLVVLEDSFQQVELELSYTIFENEAVVARNARLINKTDVEISIDRMMSLSVDLPHADMEMVHLSGTWARERHVKTRKLEQGIQSISSIRGASSHHHNPFLALKTPDATEHTGEVLGFQFVYSGNFLAQAEVDHYDVTRVQLGIHPLGFQWHLSPGEAFQTPEALMVYSDQGMNGMSQTFHRLYRHQLISEQWKNKERPVLINNWEATYFDFNEEKLLHFANEAKELGVELFVLDDGWFGKRNNDQSSLGDWTVDLEKLPDGIASLAEKVKSTGLQFGLWFEPEMISPDSDLFREHPEWAVGIPGEHVTLGRNQRVLDYTRAEVVDYIFERMKGIIEATNLDYIKWDMNRNITEAYSAGLEHQGEFFHRYILGVYDLYERLTSEFPNVLFESCAGGGGRFDPALLYYAPQAWASDDTDAVERLKIQYGTSMAYPIYSMGSHVSAVPNHQTLRETPLSMRADVAYFGTFGYELDPSSLSDEEKEIVKAQIKRYQSLRHLVRDGEFIRLQSPFESNETAWMIVSADQKEALVGWYKASSTPNPRTNQFLKVRGLGKDRAYDVDGVVYFGDELMQHGLPLPIEFNGANGEQAERGGDFQSKVFYLKAE; from the coding sequence ATGAGCATTCTCGTTAATCAACAGCAGTTTCATCTTACAAATGGAAAAATCAGCTACATCTTTCACGTTTTAAAAAATGGGCAGTTAGGTCATTTGTATTTCGGAAAAGCGCTTCGTGAGCGCGATTATCGTCATTTTCAGAGAACAAACAACCCAACACCGGCTAGCTGTCATACGTATGAGGACGATGCAGCTTTTTCGCTTGAAACGATTCAACAGGAGTATCCTGTCTATGGAAAAGGGGATTTTAGAGAACCTGCCTTTATGGTATCCGGCCAGAAGCCGATTGCGAACTTTGTGTACAAATCCCATGAAGTGGTGAAAGGAAAACCTCGTTTAAAAGATTTGCCGGCAACGTACGCGAATGCAGACGAAGCAGAGACGCTCCTCGTTGTGTTGGAAGATTCGTTTCAGCAGGTAGAGCTCGAACTTAGCTATACGATTTTTGAAAATGAAGCGGTGGTCGCTCGAAACGCTCGCCTGATAAACAAAACGGATGTTGAAATTTCCATTGATCGAATGATGTCGCTGTCTGTTGATTTGCCTCATGCGGATATGGAAATGGTGCACCTCTCAGGTACATGGGCACGCGAACGTCATGTGAAGACGAGAAAGTTAGAGCAAGGAATCCAGTCGATTTCGAGCATACGAGGAGCAAGTTCTCATCACCATAACCCGTTTCTTGCTTTAAAAACTCCAGATGCGACAGAGCATACGGGAGAAGTACTTGGTTTTCAGTTCGTGTACAGCGGGAATTTTCTTGCGCAAGCAGAAGTCGATCACTACGATGTGACGCGCGTGCAGCTTGGGATTCATCCTTTAGGCTTTCAATGGCATTTAAGCCCAGGCGAGGCATTTCAAACTCCTGAAGCGCTCATGGTTTATTCGGATCAAGGAATGAACGGAATGAGCCAAACGTTCCATCGTCTGTATCGCCATCAGCTTATTAGTGAGCAGTGGAAGAACAAAGAACGTCCTGTCCTGATTAATAACTGGGAAGCGACATATTTTGATTTTAATGAAGAGAAGTTGCTTCATTTTGCAAACGAAGCGAAAGAGCTTGGGGTTGAACTTTTCGTTCTAGATGATGGTTGGTTTGGAAAGCGGAATAATGACCAATCGTCGCTCGGAGATTGGACGGTTGATTTAGAAAAGCTACCGGATGGCATCGCGTCTCTTGCTGAAAAAGTAAAGAGCACTGGACTTCAATTTGGATTATGGTTTGAGCCGGAAATGATTAGTCCTGACAGTGATCTGTTCAGAGAGCACCCTGAATGGGCAGTAGGCATTCCTGGTGAACACGTTACGCTTGGACGCAATCAGCGCGTGCTTGATTATACGCGAGCGGAAGTTGTTGACTACATTTTTGAACGAATGAAAGGAATCATTGAGGCTACAAACCTGGATTATATAAAGTGGGATATGAATCGAAACATTACGGAGGCCTACTCTGCAGGTTTAGAGCACCAGGGAGAGTTTTTCCATCGATACATTCTAGGTGTCTATGATCTTTATGAACGCTTAACATCAGAGTTTCCAAATGTATTGTTTGAATCGTGTGCTGGCGGCGGAGGACGTTTTGATCCGGCTCTCCTCTACTATGCACCACAAGCTTGGGCAAGTGATGATACAGATGCAGTGGAGCGGTTGAAAATTCAGTACGGCACATCCATGGCTTATCCGATTTATAGTATGGGCTCTCATGTCTCAGCCGTTCCGAATCACCAAACGCTTCGAGAAACACCTCTTTCTATGAGAGCGGATGTGGCGTACTTTGGGACGTTTGGGTATGAGCTGGATCCTTCTAGTCTTTCTGATGAAGAGAAAGAAATTGTGAAAGCGCAAATTAAACGCTATCAGTCACTGCGTCACTTGGTTCGTGATGGAGAGTTTATCAGGTTGCAAAGTCCGTTTGAAAGCAATGAAACGGCTTGGATGATCGTGTCAGCCGACCAAAAAGAAGCACTTGTAGGCTGGTATAAAGCATCAAGCACGCCAAACCCACGTACGAATCAATTTTTGAAAGTGAGAGGCTTAGGAAAAGATCGCGCTTACGATGTTGATGGAGTAGTTTATTTCGGAGATGAACTGATGCAACACGGCCTTCCACTTCCAATTGAATTTAACGGAGCGAACGGCGAGCAAGCTGAGCGCGGTGGGGACTTTCAATCGAAGGTGTTTTACTTAAAAGCAGAATAA
- a CDS encoding glycoside hydrolase family 35 protein: protein MLEARKNQFYLNDEPFQILSGGLHYFRVVPQYWRDRLQKLKALGLNTVETYIPWNFHEPKKGQFHFEGMADVERFIAEAQEIGLYVILRPSPYICAEWEMGGLPSWLLKQDDMALRCSHPAFLNHVEDYFNELLPRLKPFLQKNGGPVIAFQIENEYGAYGNDQNYLAFHKEQYEKHGIDTFYFTSDGPDFIKQGSMENVVTTLNFGSRPEEAFAALESMKPDSPKMVAEFWIGWFDHWSGEHHTRDAKEAAEVFQKLMDMGASVNFYMFHGGTNFGFYNGANHYEQYAPTITSYDYDSLLTEWGDVTDKYLAMADVLKNVADVSVEGVSKVETKSYGEVQLTESVSLFDTLQDVGTKVEYVTPLSMEKLDQNFGYTLYRTTIHETGTLELDTTPIRDRAFLYVNGKHEATVSVNDETKSVMIPFPDEENTFEILVENLGRVNYGKHLSDQKGIVQNLWLNNQYWFDWEMMKIEGARLPKTYTAGERYPKYLKGTFTVDQCYDTFVDLEGFTKGNVYINGFNLGRYWQTMGPQQRLYLPGPLLNEGENEIVVLELEGNTASSIKLMNEPKLG from the coding sequence ATGCTGGAAGCGAGAAAGAACCAATTTTACCTAAACGACGAACCATTTCAAATCCTTTCAGGAGGTCTCCATTATTTCAGGGTTGTCCCTCAGTATTGGAGAGATCGCCTTCAAAAGCTGAAGGCCCTCGGGTTGAATACAGTAGAAACGTATATTCCATGGAACTTTCATGAACCGAAGAAAGGTCAGTTTCATTTTGAAGGAATGGCTGACGTGGAGCGGTTCATAGCTGAAGCACAAGAAATCGGACTTTACGTCATTCTAAGGCCGTCTCCTTATATTTGCGCCGAGTGGGAAATGGGGGGTCTCCCTTCATGGTTACTAAAACAGGATGATATGGCACTTCGCTGTAGTCATCCTGCTTTTCTAAACCACGTAGAAGATTATTTCAATGAACTACTTCCGCGACTGAAGCCATTTTTACAAAAAAATGGTGGTCCGGTCATCGCGTTTCAAATTGAAAATGAATATGGGGCCTATGGCAATGATCAAAATTACCTTGCTTTCCATAAAGAACAATATGAGAAGCATGGCATTGATACGTTTTACTTCACTTCAGACGGACCAGATTTCATTAAGCAAGGTTCAATGGAGAATGTCGTGACGACGCTCAATTTCGGATCAAGACCAGAAGAAGCGTTTGCAGCTCTTGAATCCATGAAACCTGATTCACCTAAAATGGTGGCGGAATTCTGGATCGGTTGGTTTGATCACTGGAGCGGCGAACATCATACACGTGATGCGAAGGAAGCAGCTGAGGTATTCCAGAAACTGATGGACATGGGGGCTTCAGTTAATTTCTATATGTTCCATGGTGGCACGAACTTTGGGTTCTATAATGGAGCCAATCATTATGAGCAATATGCCCCAACGATTACGAGCTATGACTATGATTCCCTTTTAACAGAATGGGGAGATGTAACAGACAAATATCTCGCCATGGCAGATGTGTTGAAAAACGTAGCGGACGTTTCGGTAGAAGGTGTTTCGAAAGTTGAGACGAAAAGCTATGGTGAAGTGCAGCTAACGGAGAGTGTCAGCCTTTTCGACACCCTTCAAGATGTAGGGACGAAAGTAGAATATGTGACACCACTTAGCATGGAAAAGCTTGACCAGAACTTTGGGTATACGCTTTATCGTACGACGATTCATGAGACGGGAACATTAGAGCTTGATACAACGCCAATTCGTGACAGAGCTTTTCTTTATGTGAATGGAAAACATGAAGCAACAGTTTCCGTAAATGATGAGACAAAATCGGTGATGATCCCTTTCCCGGATGAGGAAAACACATTTGAAATTCTTGTTGAAAACCTGGGTCGAGTGAATTACGGCAAGCACTTGTCTGATCAGAAAGGGATTGTGCAGAACCTCTGGTTAAACAATCAATATTGGTTCGACTGGGAAATGATGAAGATTGAAGGCGCTCGCCTACCTAAGACGTATACAGCAGGCGAGCGTTATCCTAAATATCTGAAGGGCACATTCACGGTTGATCAATGCTATGATACATTTGTGGATTTGGAAGGGTTTACAAAAGGTAACGTGTATATTAACGGATTTAACCTTGGCCGCTACTGGCAAACGATGGGTCCTCAGCAGCGTCTTTACTTACCTGGACCACTTTTAAATGAAGGTGAAAATGAAATTGTCGTTCTCGAATTAGAGGGGAATACGGCAAGTAGCATTAAATTAATGAACGAACCTAAACTTGGATAA
- a CDS encoding carbohydrate ABC transporter permease, whose protein sequence is MYTLLSIFLVVSIFPFYWMFIGATNDSSKMFTNPPTLLPGDQFMTNLTNLNESIGIFRVLFNSLFVSGLYVVIALAVCASAAYVLAKYNFKGKKFIFTAFLLSMMIPYQATLIPLFQMMSDFNLLNTYFAVIAPQLCFPFAIFLLRQNFLAFPTELMESARLDGASETRIFISIVIPSMRPALAAASIFLFMTQWNNFMWPLVVLNTNDMYTFPVALSSLMGLSYIDYGQVMMGVTLATVPIIAFFLTLQKQFISGMLGSALK, encoded by the coding sequence ATGTACACGCTTCTTAGTATTTTCCTAGTTGTTTCGATCTTCCCATTCTACTGGATGTTTATCGGGGCAACGAATGACTCTAGTAAAATGTTTACGAACCCGCCAACGCTTTTACCTGGCGATCAGTTTATGACGAATTTAACGAACTTAAATGAATCGATTGGTATATTCAGAGTTCTATTTAACTCACTATTTGTCTCAGGACTTTATGTAGTCATTGCCCTTGCTGTCTGTGCGAGCGCAGCCTACGTTCTAGCGAAGTACAATTTCAAAGGGAAAAAATTCATCTTTACCGCATTCTTGCTTTCGATGATGATTCCTTACCAGGCAACATTGATTCCTTTGTTCCAAATGATGTCTGACTTTAATCTATTAAACACGTACTTCGCGGTTATTGCACCGCAACTTTGTTTCCCATTTGCGATTTTCTTGTTAAGACAGAACTTCCTTGCTTTCCCAACGGAATTGATGGAGTCAGCGCGTCTTGACGGTGCGAGTGAAACACGCATCTTTATCTCAATCGTGATTCCGTCGATGCGACCAGCTCTAGCAGCTGCATCGATCTTCCTATTCATGACGCAATGGAACAACTTTATGTGGCCGCTCGTTGTGTTGAACACGAACGACATGTACACATTCCCTGTTGCGCTTTCTAGCTTAATGGGACTGTCTTATATCGACTATGGTCAAGTGATGATGGGCGTTACGTTAGCAACTGTTCCGATCATCGCATTCTTCTTAACACTACAAAAACAATTCATTTCAGGTATGCTCGGAAGCGCCTTGAAATAG
- a CDS encoding carbohydrate ABC transporter permease, with amino-acid sequence MNRAKRFPYLFAAPAILLFLAFTVYPIIASFVLSFQERVGGEYVFAGLKNYTRLWNDDIFWTAMQNTFIIFVVQVPVMIILAMVLANVLNNQLLKLKGFFRVSFFLPAVTSLVAYSILFSIMLQEEGIINTALSYIGITAIPWLSDPFWAKASIIIAMTWRWTGYNMVIFLAALQNIPEDLYEAASLDGANKFKQFFYITVPQLKPVILFAGILSTIGTLQLFDEPFNLTGGGPADSTMTLGLYIYQSGFEYFDFGYASAIAYAVVVMVGILSIIQFKIAGDE; translated from the coding sequence ATGAATCGAGCGAAACGTTTTCCATATTTATTCGCAGCTCCGGCCATTCTGCTTTTCCTAGCATTTACCGTCTATCCGATTATCGCGTCCTTCGTTCTTAGTTTTCAGGAACGAGTGGGTGGAGAATACGTTTTTGCAGGATTGAAAAACTATACACGTCTCTGGAACGATGATATTTTCTGGACGGCGATGCAGAACACATTCATTATCTTTGTTGTTCAAGTCCCAGTTATGATCATTCTTGCAATGGTACTAGCCAATGTATTGAACAACCAGCTGTTAAAGCTAAAAGGATTTTTCCGCGTTTCCTTCTTTCTACCGGCTGTCACGTCGCTTGTAGCCTACTCGATCTTGTTTTCGATCATGCTTCAAGAAGAGGGAATTATTAACACGGCATTAAGCTACATTGGAATCACTGCGATTCCTTGGTTGTCTGACCCATTTTGGGCGAAAGCTTCGATCATTATCGCCATGACGTGGAGATGGACGGGATATAACATGGTTATTTTCCTAGCAGCTCTTCAAAACATTCCAGAAGATTTATATGAAGCCGCTTCTCTTGATGGCGCGAATAAGTTTAAGCAATTTTTCTATATTACCGTTCCACAACTAAAACCAGTTATTCTTTTTGCAGGTATCCTATCGACAATCGGAACGCTTCAGCTTTTCGACGAACCGTTCAACTTAACAGGTGGTGGACCAGCAGATTCAACGATGACCCTTGGACTTTATATTTATCAAAGTGGATTCGAATACTTTGACTTTGGCTATGCTTCCGCCATTGCATACGCGGTTGTTGTCATGGTAGGTATTCTCTCCATTATCCAATTCAAGATAGCAGGTGATGAATAA
- a CDS encoding ABC transporter substrate-binding protein, which yields MKKVTGLVSISMMLVLSLFLAACGNGGSEDEGSGDSNKVTAWAWNINVPVLEKAAEKFKEENPDFELEVVEMGTDDVYSKLTTGLQAGGKGLPDIVLVEDDRVQGYMSAFPDAFVNVSDKGFDEMKDSFPSYKTELVSKDGAMYGFPFDGGPTGVFYRTDIFEEAGVNAEDIKTWDDYIEAGKTIKEKTDKAMIGLDLNGDDGLYRMMLNQQGTFYFDDEKNVALTSEESKKAMEVQKALNEEGLVKETVGWDAWISAMTSGDVATAPSGAWLYGSITQQGKDTSGKWGLIELPAFEEGGNRASNLGGSNYMIPSASNNADLAYDFMEFFSTNKDVQLSAMEDGLFPSLNTIYDNEAFTKEVEFFNNQQIWSLLADEMDSIPSVNYTGDYAVAKDEAVKAQSEIANGKGIEEALKASEDRLKNRIQ from the coding sequence ATGAAGAAGGTAACGGGACTAGTTAGTATAAGTATGATGCTTGTGTTAAGTCTGTTTCTTGCGGCGTGTGGGAATGGTGGAAGCGAGGACGAAGGTTCAGGTGACAGCAATAAAGTAACAGCTTGGGCTTGGAATATTAACGTACCGGTGCTTGAAAAAGCGGCCGAAAAATTTAAAGAAGAAAATCCAGACTTTGAACTTGAAGTTGTTGAAATGGGTACTGATGATGTTTACTCGAAACTAACAACCGGTCTTCAAGCAGGAGGTAAAGGTTTACCAGATATCGTTCTTGTGGAAGATGATCGCGTTCAAGGTTATATGAGTGCTTTTCCGGATGCTTTTGTAAACGTTTCCGATAAAGGCTTTGATGAAATGAAAGATAGCTTCCCGTCTTATAAAACTGAGCTTGTTTCAAAAGATGGCGCAATGTATGGCTTCCCGTTTGACGGTGGACCAACTGGCGTATTCTACCGCACCGATATTTTTGAAGAAGCTGGTGTAAACGCGGAAGATATTAAAACGTGGGATGACTACATTGAAGCTGGTAAAACCATTAAAGAAAAAACAGATAAAGCCATGATTGGTTTGGATCTTAATGGCGATGACGGTCTTTATCGCATGATGCTCAATCAGCAGGGTACATTCTACTTTGACGATGAGAAGAACGTTGCTCTTACTTCAGAAGAATCAAAAAAGGCAATGGAAGTCCAAAAGGCGCTTAATGAAGAAGGTCTTGTCAAAGAAACAGTTGGTTGGGATGCATGGATCAGTGCGATGACCAGCGGCGATGTGGCTACTGCTCCATCAGGTGCATGGTTATACGGATCCATTACACAACAGGGCAAAGATACATCAGGTAAATGGGGATTAATTGAACTTCCAGCATTTGAAGAAGGCGGAAATCGTGCATCGAACCTTGGTGGAAGTAACTACATGATTCCTAGTGCAAGTAACAATGCGGATCTTGCTTATGACTTTATGGAATTCTTCTCGACAAATAAAGATGTTCAATTATCCGCAATGGAAGACGGCTTGTTCCCTTCATTGAACACGATTTACGATAACGAAGCTTTCACAAAAGAAGTTGAGTTCTTTAACAATCAGCAAATCTGGAGCCTACTTGCTGACGAAATGGATAGTATTCCTTCTGTTAACTACACAGGAGACTATGCCGTAGCGAAAGATGAAGCTGTGAAAGCACAGTCTGAAATCGCAAATGGCAAAGGGATTGAAGAAGCGTTAAAAGCTTCAGAAGATCGTTTGAAAAACCGTATTCAATAA
- a CDS encoding ABC transporter substrate-binding protein, with the protein MRKVMGRVSILLILMLVLGACSSNNSSSEGSGDGESGGKKVTAWAWNINVPVLEEAAEKFKEENPDFELEVVELGREDVYSKLTTGLQAGGKGLPDIVLVEDDRIQGYMETFPDAFVNVSDKGFDDSKESFPTYKTDLLSKDGAMYGFPFDGGPTGVFYRTDYFEEAGVNPDDIKTWDDFIDAGKKIKEATGKAMLGLDLNGDDGLYRMMMTQQGTFYFDDEKNVNFASEESKMAAEKVKMMKEEGLVKDTVGWDAWISAMAQGDVATAPSGAWLSGSITQQAKDTEGNWGVFKLPAFEEDGNRAANLGGSNYVITSASKNQDMAYDFMEFFTTSEDVQLTAMDNGLFPTLNTIYESEAFTKDVEFFSNQPIWELFASEMNDIPSVNYTGNYALASDESIKAQSEVMNDKKSIEEAYKAAADRLKNRIQ; encoded by the coding sequence GTGAGAAAGGTAATGGGTCGAGTAAGTATTTTACTCATTCTAATGTTGGTTCTCGGTGCTTGTTCTAGTAACAATAGCTCGAGTGAAGGGTCAGGCGATGGAGAGAGCGGCGGAAAGAAAGTTACGGCATGGGCATGGAACATTAATGTTCCGGTTCTAGAAGAAGCGGCTGAGAAGTTTAAAGAAGAAAACCCTGATTTTGAACTAGAAGTTGTGGAACTTGGTCGTGAAGACGTTTACTCGAAATTAACGACTGGGTTGCAAGCTGGAGGGAAAGGATTGCCGGATATTGTTCTTGTAGAGGATGATCGGATCCAGGGTTATATGGAAACTTTCCCTGATGCATTTGTAAATGTATCGGATAAGGGATTTGATGATAGCAAAGAGAGTTTTCCTACTTATAAAACAGACCTTCTGTCTAAAGACGGAGCAATGTATGGTTTCCCGTTTGACGGTGGGCCAACAGGCGTTTTTTACCGCACTGATTATTTTGAAGAAGCTGGTGTAAATCCTGACGATATTAAGACATGGGATGACTTTATTGATGCTGGTAAAAAAATCAAAGAAGCGACTGGAAAAGCGATGCTTGGACTTGATTTGAATGGTGATGATGGTCTTTATCGGATGATGATGACGCAGCAAGGAACGTTCTATTTTGATGATGAGAAGAACGTGAATTTCGCTTCTGAAGAATCAAAGATGGCAGCAGAGAAAGTGAAAATGATGAAAGAAGAAGGCCTAGTGAAAGATACAGTGGGCTGGGATGCCTGGATTAGTGCAATGGCTCAAGGCGATGTGGCAACAGCTCCATCTGGCGCATGGTTAAGTGGGTCAATTACACAACAGGCGAAAGACACAGAAGGTAACTGGGGTGTGTTTAAGCTTCCTGCATTTGAAGAAGACGGAAATCGCGCAGCAAACCTTGGTGGTAGTAACTATGTGATTACAAGTGCGAGTAAAAACCAGGACATGGCGTATGATTTCATGGAATTCTTTACGACTAGTGAAGACGTTCAGTTAACGGCGATGGATAACGGTTTGTTCCCAACGCTGAACACGATTTATGAAAGTGAAGCTTTCACGAAAGATGTGGAATTCTTTAGTAATCAGCCGATCTGGGAGCTATTTGCGAGTGAAATGAATGACATTCCTTCTGTTAACTACACAGGGAATTATGCGCTTGCGAGCGATGAGTCCATTAAAGCGCAATCTGAAGTGATGAACGATAAGAAATCGATTGAAGAGGCGTATAAAGCAGCGGCAGATCGATTGAAGAATCGCATTCAATAA
- a CDS encoding MBOAT family O-acyltransferase, whose product MVFSNLVFLFAFLPIVLFSYFFARRSFRNIVLLIASLIFYAWGEPQYVFLMLFSILMNYGFGRGIDYFQNQVRLKKILLTLSIIGNIAILGYFKYGGFFLTNVNTLLGTSFELGELPLPIGISFFTFQAMSYVIDIYRKDAPVQKNVFSLALYIALFPQLVAGPIVRYNTVDQQIHSRTITADKVHEGIKRFIIGLSKKVLLANSFALVADQAFSTPAGEMSVMMAWIGVIAYTLQIYFDFSGYSDMAIGLGKMFGFDFLENFRYPYISKSISEFWRRWHISLGTWFKDYVYIPLGGNRHGKMIQVRNLLIVWTITGFWHGASWTFMAWGFYYGAIIVIESLGFGKWLSRQWSPLQHIYVLLLVMIGWVFFRADNFTYSFDYLQTMFRLNQAAFIDSMFLLQLNDNWVLFLAGALFSTPFIANIGRIYNRVAMRIKGLQFVTLFSEPAIYMTLMIFAMVRLVNSSYNPFIYFRF is encoded by the coding sequence ATGGTTTTTAGTAATCTCGTTTTCTTATTTGCTTTTCTGCCAATTGTCCTATTTTCTTATTTTTTCGCTCGAAGAAGCTTTCGAAACATCGTATTACTTATTGCTAGCCTAATCTTCTATGCGTGGGGAGAACCACAGTACGTCTTCCTGATGCTCTTCTCAATCCTAATGAACTATGGGTTTGGTAGAGGAATCGATTATTTTCAAAATCAGGTGCGACTGAAAAAAATTCTACTAACTTTATCAATCATCGGGAACATTGCGATTCTTGGGTACTTCAAATACGGTGGTTTCTTTTTAACAAACGTTAACACTTTGTTAGGCACAAGTTTTGAACTCGGAGAGCTCCCTCTTCCCATTGGAATTTCGTTTTTTACATTCCAAGCGATGAGCTATGTCATCGATATTTATCGAAAAGACGCACCCGTACAGAAAAATGTTTTTTCACTGGCTTTGTATATAGCTCTTTTTCCTCAGCTTGTTGCGGGACCAATTGTTCGGTATAACACGGTTGATCAACAAATTCACTCTCGCACCATTACGGCTGATAAAGTCCATGAAGGAATTAAGCGCTTTATTATTGGACTTTCAAAAAAAGTGCTGCTGGCTAATAGTTTTGCCCTAGTAGCAGACCAGGCGTTCAGCACCCCCGCCGGAGAAATGAGTGTGATGATGGCGTGGATTGGTGTAATTGCCTATACACTGCAAATTTATTTCGATTTCTCTGGTTACAGTGACATGGCAATTGGTCTTGGGAAAATGTTTGGCTTTGATTTTCTGGAGAACTTTAGATACCCATACATATCAAAAAGCATTTCAGAGTTCTGGAGAAGGTGGCATATTTCTCTTGGAACCTGGTTCAAAGACTATGTCTATATCCCGCTTGGAGGTAATCGCCATGGAAAGATGATTCAGGTGCGTAATCTCTTGATTGTTTGGACAATTACTGGGTTCTGGCACGGAGCAAGCTGGACATTTATGGCATGGGGATTTTACTACGGGGCGATTATTGTTATTGAAAGTCTCGGGTTTGGCAAGTGGTTAAGTCGACAATGGTCACCTCTTCAACATATCTATGTCCTACTTCTTGTTATGATCGGCTGGGTCTTTTTCCGTGCCGATAACTTTACCTATTCATTTGACTATTTGCAAACGATGTTCCGCTTAAATCAAGCTGCATTTATAGACTCCATGTTCCTTTTGCAATTGAATGATAACTGGGTGTTATTCTTAGCTGGCGCTCTATTTAGCACACCCTTCATCGCTAACATAGGTCGAATTTACAATCGTGTTGCGATGAGAATAAAGGGTCTGCAGTTCGTCACGCTTTTCTCAGAACCAGCGATCTATATGACACTAATGATTTTCGCTATGGTTCGACTTGTAAACTCCAGCTATAACCCATTTATTTATTTCAGATTTTAA
- a CDS encoding DHHW family protein, translating to MIRHIEKARKWILIILFFAFIFIVFFYLTASADIEVSDVEKRELAQNPDLSIENVSSGEYMDDFESYFLDQFPGRNIWLKSYLQYQQMTNKTYIFDYYVSDANWIIPKPSYSKPSSHIDDAVKNLNEFASTMKSEGKEVYFASLPHKVNTIDILPSYIEEGKGIEKKDYFFSNFDHENIPTVDVGKEFKEEYTDEELKERYFKTDHHWNMYGAFEGYQKVASLLSNNSAYYTPINEDESDYELTCQNDKQFIGSYNNQLYLTVDTTGEKICHMLPKDDLFDRYQITWNGKDRSFKQVYGTDIFRDNNPVDFGGLYMNNTAEINIENPAVKDDSRLLILKDSYANPIAFHIAQHFSNTTVYDIRYNDDQILTEYIADKDFDVVLFLYNDAMLQGESFRFSTPMKEETK from the coding sequence ATGATTCGGCATATTGAAAAAGCACGAAAATGGATACTCATTATATTATTTTTCGCGTTTATCTTTATTGTTTTCTTCTATCTTACAGCTTCAGCCGATATTGAAGTATCTGATGTAGAAAAAAGAGAACTTGCTCAAAATCCAGACCTTTCGATTGAAAATGTTTCGAGCGGAGAATACATGGACGATTTCGAATCCTATTTTCTCGATCAGTTTCCAGGTCGAAACATCTGGTTGAAATCCTATCTTCAATATCAGCAAATGACGAATAAAACGTATATTTTTGATTACTATGTATCTGACGCTAACTGGATTATTCCTAAACCAAGCTACAGCAAGCCTTCTAGTCATATTGATGATGCGGTAAAGAACTTGAACGAATTTGCGTCAACGATGAAAAGTGAAGGAAAGGAAGTTTATTTTGCTTCACTCCCTCATAAAGTAAATACGATTGATATTTTACCCTCTTATATCGAAGAAGGAAAAGGGATAGAAAAGAAAGACTATTTCTTTTCTAATTTTGATCACGAAAACATACCAACGGTAGACGTAGGGAAAGAATTTAAAGAAGAATATACGGATGAAGAGTTAAAGGAGCGGTACTTTAAAACGGATCATCATTGGAACATGTATGGTGCTTTTGAAGGATATCAAAAAGTGGCCTCACTTCTCTCTAACAATTCCGCTTACTACACACCAATAAATGAAGATGAGAGTGACTATGAATTAACTTGTCAAAACGATAAACAATTTATAGGAAGCTATAACAATCAGCTTTATTTAACCGTAGATACAACCGGAGAAAAAATCTGTCACATGCTTCCAAAAGACGATCTATTTGATCGCTATCAAATTACTTGGAATGGTAAAGACCGCTCATTTAAACAGGTCTATGGCACAGACATCTTTAGAGACAACAACCCAGTTGATTTTGGTGGACTTTACATGAACAACACAGCTGAAATTAACATTGAAAATCCTGCAGTGAAAGATGACAGTCGACTATTGATTTTAAAAGACTCTTACGCTAACCCAATTGCGTTTCACATCGCTCAACATTTTTCTAATACGACTGTTTATGATATCCGTTACAATGATGATCAGATTCTAACCGAATATATTGCGGATAAAGATTTTGATGTTGTTTTATTTCTTTACAATGACGCCATGCTCCAGGGTGAATCATTTCGCTTTTCGACACCAATGAAAGAAGAAACAAAGTAA